One Azoarcus sp. DN11 DNA segment encodes these proteins:
- the pdxA gene encoding 4-hydroxythreonine-4-phosphate dehydrogenase PdxA, whose product MPILAVTSGEPAGVGPELCARLAGRNWPARTVVLGDIGLIRARAGDVEVVPFEPARDAAPAGALEVLHLPLAMPAQAGVLDKANAAYVLALLDRALAGCRSGEFAGMVTAPVHKGVINDAGVPFSGHTEYLAEHTGTPLVVMMLVGGSMRVALATTHLPLAAVPGAITRALLEATLRILHGDLLRHFGLAAPRILVAGLNPHAGEGGHMGREEIEVIAPVLEKLRAEGMRLAGPLPADTLFVPHTLEQGDAVLAMYHDQGLPVLKHASFGGGVNVTLGLPIIRTSVDHGTALDLAGTGKADPGSLFAAVELAIAMAAARA is encoded by the coding sequence TTGCCCATCCTCGCCGTCACGAGCGGCGAGCCGGCCGGCGTAGGGCCGGAGCTGTGCGCGCGCCTGGCGGGGCGCAACTGGCCCGCGCGCACGGTCGTCCTGGGCGACATCGGGCTGATCCGCGCGCGCGCCGGCGACGTCGAAGTCGTGCCCTTCGAGCCCGCGCGCGATGCGGCACCGGCCGGTGCGCTCGAAGTGCTGCACCTGCCCTTGGCGATGCCGGCGCAGGCAGGCGTGCTCGACAAGGCAAATGCCGCCTACGTGCTTGCGCTGCTCGATCGCGCGCTGGCGGGCTGCCGTAGCGGGGAATTCGCCGGCATGGTGACGGCCCCCGTGCACAAGGGCGTGATCAACGACGCGGGCGTGCCGTTCAGCGGCCATACCGAATATCTCGCCGAACACACCGGCACGCCGCTGGTGGTGATGATGCTGGTCGGCGGCAGCATGCGGGTCGCGCTCGCGACGACGCACCTGCCGCTCGCCGCGGTGCCGGGGGCGATCACGCGCGCGCTGCTGGAGGCGACGCTGCGCATCCTGCACGGCGATCTGCTGCGGCACTTCGGGCTGGCGGCGCCGCGCATCCTCGTCGCCGGGCTGAATCCGCATGCGGGCGAGGGCGGCCACATGGGGCGCGAGGAGATCGAGGTGATCGCGCCGGTGCTGGAGAAGCTGCGCGCCGAGGGCATGCGGCTCGCCGGGCCGCTGCCCGCCGACACGCTGTTCGTGCCGCATACGCTGGAGCAGGGCGACGCGGTGCTGGCGATGTACCACGACCAGGGCCTGCCGGTGCTCAAGCATGCGAGCTTCGGCGGCGGCGTGAACGTGACGCTGGGGCTGCCGATCATCCGTACCTCGGTGGATCACGGCACGGCGCTGGACCTGGCGGGGACGGGCAAGGCCGATCCCGGGAGCCTGTTCGCAGCGGTCGAACTGGCGATTGCGATGGCGGCCGCGCGCGCCTGA